TCGGACGACAGCCGCAGCGCGTCGGCGAGCGCCGACATGACCTGGGTGGACGGATGCCGGTCACGTCCCTGTTCGAGGCGTGCGAGGTACTCGACGCTGATCCCCGCGAGCGTCGCGAGTTCGGACCGCCGCAGACCGGGAGTGCGGCGGCGCGCTCCCTCGGGGAGACCCACCTCCGAAGGCGTCACGGACTCGCGGCACGAACGCAGGAAGGTCCCCAACTCGTTGTCGCTCACCGGCAGATGGTACCTGTGCACCCCTCCGCGGATCGTGGCCCTGCCACTACCAGTCTCAGCCGGGCCTTCCTCGATCGGCGCACACTGAGCAGGGTGGGTCCATGACTTCAGAAGCAGGTACCCAGACGTCCCCGCTCCCGCTGGCCGCCGGCCGCTGGGAGATCGACACCAACCACTCCGAGGTGGGCTTCACCATTCGCCACCTCGGCATCTCCAAGGTCCGCGGCCACTTCGGTCAGGTCGACGCGGAACTCGTCGTCGGCGAGACGATCGAGGGGAGCTCCATCACCGCGACCGTCGCCCTTGCCTCGATCGACACCGGGAACCCGCAGCGCGACGAGCACGTCCGCTCCGCGGAGCTGCTCGACGTCGCGAGCCGGCCCACCATGACGTTCCGCTCCACCAAGGCGTCCGGCAAGGGTGAAGAGTGGGTATTGGAGGGGGACTTGACCATCGGTGAGGTCACCAAGTCCGTCACCTTCGAGGTCGAGTTCGGCGGCGCCGTCGACTTCGCCGACAACCGCAAGCACGCCGGGTTCGAGGCCAAGAGCGAGATCCGGCGCAGCGACTTCGGCCTCAACTTCGGTGCGGCGGACGCCCTGCTCGGCGACGTCGTCAAGATCCAGCTGGACGCGCAGTTCCTGTCACCCGCATGAGATAGGGCGCGGTGCGGCTCCCGGGGGCGCCGGCCACTTCGGCCGGCGTACCGGCGGCGACGATCCTTCCGCCCTCGTCGCCGCCGCCGGGACCGAGGTCGATCACCCAGTCGGCGTCCGCGACCACGGCCATGTCGTGCTCGACGACGACCACCGAGTGCCCGGCGTCCACCAGCCCGTGCAACTGCCGCATCAGCACCTCGACATCGGCCGGATGCAGTCCGGTCGTCGGCTCGTCGAGTACGTACAGGGTGTGGCCGCGCCGGGTGCGCTGGAGCTCGGAGGCCAGCTTGATGCGCTGTGCCTCGCCCCCGGACAGCTCCGTCGCGGGCTGCCCCAGCCGCAGATAGCCCAGACCCACGTCGAGCAGGGCGCGCAGGCTGCGTACGGCGGCGGGGGAGTCGGCGAAGAACGCGGCCGCGGCCTCGACGGTCAGGTCCAGGACCCCGGCGATGTTCAGCCCCTGATGGGTGATCTCCAGTGTCTGTGGGTTGTAGCGCGCCCCGTGGCAGTCGGGGCAGGGTGCGTACGTGCTCGGCAGGAAGAGGAGCTCCACCGAGACGAACCCCTCGCCCTGGCAGGTCTCGCAGCGGCCGCCGGGCACGTTGAAGGAGAACCGGCCCGCCTTGTAGCCGCGCGCCTTCGCCTCGTCGGTGGCGGTGAACAGTTTCCGCACGACGTCGAAGAGACCGGTGTACGTGGCGAGATTGGACCGGGGTGTACGGCCAATCGGTTTCTGATCGACCCTCACCAGCCGTTCCACGCCCGGCAGTTCCTCGGTGATCTCGCCGACGAGCGTGGACTTCCCCGAGCCGGAGACACCGGTGACCGCGGTGAGGGTGCCGAGCGGGATCTCCGCTGTGAGCCCGTCGAGGTTGTGCCGGGTGAGCGGGCCGAGCTTGAGCCAATGCGACGGGGTGCGCACCGTACGGACGGCTCGCGGTCCCTCCTCGAAGAGGAAGCGGCGGGTCACCGACTCCGTCACCCCGGCCAGTTCGGCGGGCGGACCGCTGTGCAGGACAAGGCCGCCGTGCTCGCCCGCCAGCGGTCCCACGTCGACCAGCCAGTCCGCACGCCGTACGACATCCAGATGGTGCTCGACGACGAAGACCGAGTTGCCGGAGGCCCTGAGCCGGTCCAGCACCACCAACAGCGCCTCGGTGTCGGCCGGGTGGAGCCCCGCCGACGGCTCGTCCAGGACGTACACGACGCCGAAGAGCCCCGAGCGCAGCTGAGTGGCCAGCCGCAGCCGCTGCAGCTCGCCGGAGGACAGCGTCGGGGTGGTGCGGTCCAGGCTGAGGTAGCCCAGGCCCAGTTCGGTGACGACCTCGATGCGCGCCAGGAGGTCGGTGGTCAGCACGCGGGCCGTCTCGTCGCTCTGCTCCGCGCCCAGGACCGTGGCGAGCGCGGAGAGCGGCAGCGCCGCGAGCCCGGCGATCGTACGGCCCGCGAACGTGACGGAGAGGGCTTCGGGGCGCAGCCTGCTGCCCCCGCACACCGGGCAGCGGTCGCTGGTGAGGAAACGCTCGGCCTTGGCGCGCAGCGTCTGGCTCTTGGAGTCGGAGAAGGTGTGCAGGACGTAGCGGCGGGCGCTCATGTACGTGCCCTGGTACGGGCGTTGGATGCGTCCCGCCTCCCGTACCGGTTCCACCGTGACGACGGGCTGCGCGTCGGTGAACAGGATCCAGTCGCGGTCCTGCTGGTCGAGGTCCCGCCACGGCCGGTCGACGTCGTACCCGAGGGTGTCCAGTACGTCGCGGAGGTTCTTCCCCTGCCAGGCGCCCGGCCACGCGGCGATCGCGCCCTCGCGGATAGACAGCGCGGGGTCGGGGACGAGCAGCTCCTCGGTGGTGCGGTGGACGCGGCCCAGGCCGTGGCACTCGGGGCAGGCTCCGGCCGCCGTGTTCGGCGAGAAGGCATCCGAGTCGAGGCGCTCGGCGCCCGCCGGATAGTCGCCCGCACGAGAGAAGAGCATCCGCAGCGAGTTGGAGAGCGTGGTGACCGTGCCGACCGAGGAACGCGAGCTGGGCGCCGAGCGGCGCTGCTCCAGGGAGACCGCGGGCGGCAGACCGCTGATCTCGGAGACCTTCGGCGCCCCGACCTGGTGGATCAGTCGGCGTGCGTACGGGGCGACCGACTCGAAGTAGCGGCGTTGGGCCTCCGCGTAGACGGTGCCGAAGGCGAGCGAGGACTTGCCGGAGCCCGAGACCCCCGTGAAGACGACCAACGCGTCGCGCGGGATGTCCACGTCGACGCCGCGCAGATTGTGCTCGCGGGCGCCACGGACACGGACGAACGAGTCGTGAGGGCTTTGCATACCGGAATTCTAGGCCGTGATCCGCGCGAGGCGCCGATAGGAGTCCAGCAGCGCACCCCGGTCGAAGGTGCTGGTCGTGACCAGGTACTCGTCCGCGCCACTACGGCCGATGATCTTCTCCAGGCCGTCCGTGACCTCCTCCTCGGTGCCGTGCAGCTGCCCGCGCAGGGCCTCGTCGAAGAGGGTGCGCTCGCGGTCGGTCATCGAGGTGGCGAGCACGGTCTCGGCAGACATCAGCGGCGGAAACTCCCCGTGCGTACGCGAATACGCCGTGGACCAGGCCTCCGGCAGCAGGATCCGCCGGGCCTCCTCCGTGGTCTGTGCGACGGCCACGGTCCCGGAGAGGACGACGTACGGGCTCTCGCCCCACGCCGAGGGCCGGAAGGCGTCCCGGTAGCCGTCGATCGCGCGCAGCATCGCGTCCTCGCCCCGTACGGCTGCGATCACCAGCGGCAGCCCGGCCTCGGCGGCCACCTGGGCGCCCGCGCCGGTGGCCAGGACGAACGCCGGGATCCGCAGCCCCTCCGCGGGGCGGGCGTGGACCTGGGGGTGGGCGGTCTGGTCCCCGGTGAAGTAGCCGAGCAGTTCGGCGAGCTGCGCGGAGAAGTCGCTGGCGTCGCCCTTGTCCCGGCCGAGCGCCTTGCGTATCCCGTCGGTGAACCCCACGGAGCGGCCCAGGCCCATGTCGATGCGGCCGGGGAAGAGGGACTCCAGGACCCCGAACTGCTCGGCCACGACGAGGGGTTGGTGGTTGGGCAGCATGACGCCGCCCGTGCCGACCCGGATCGTGGAGGTCGCGGCGGCCACGGCGGCGACCAGCACCGTGGGCGCCGAGCCGGCGACACCGGGCACGCTGTGGTGCTCGGAAACCCAGAAGCGGTGGTACCCGAGCGCCTCCGCCTCCTGGGCGAAGGCCACGGTGTCGCGCAGCGCCTGCGGGGCCGGGTGCCCCTCGCGGGTGCGCGAGCGGTCCAGTACGGAGAAGCGGGTGCCTGCGATCACGGTGCTCACACAGGGTTCAACGTCATCGAGGCGCCCGCATTCCCCGGGCGGGTCAGCCCGCGGCTCCGTCGCCGTCATCAAGACGGAAACCGACCTTCAGGCCCACCTGGTAGTGCTCGACCTCGCCGTCCACGATGTGGCCGCGCACCTGGGTGATCTCGAACCAGTCGAGGTTGCGCAGAGTCTGCGAGGCGCGGTGGATGCCGTTGCGTACGGCCTGGTCGATGCCTTCGTGCGAGGTGCCGACGATCTCCGTGACCCGGTAGGTGTGGTCCGACATGGGGTCGCACTCCTTTCGTCGTGTCACTCCACGGTGCCCCAGCGCGGCGCGGTGCGCGAGAGATCGGGCGTTACAACGCTCGGTAACCCCTTGACCTACGCATTGGTACAGACCAAAATCCATCCACACACCCGAACAAGCCATTCGCGCTTCCCCCACGTCGGGTCATGTACTGCCGTGCCCGTACGACAGAGGTGACCTCCGTGAAGAACCGCTACATCGCGGGCTGCATAGCTCTCGTGTCCTCCGCCGCCCTCGCCGGCTGCGGCTATCTCCCCGGCAACAGCAGCGGAACCAAGACGGTCACCGTCTGGCTGATGAAGGACAGTGCCACCAACGACTTCGTGCAGCGCTTCAAGAAGTCGTACGAGGCCGAGCACGGGGACATCAAGCTCGACATCCGCATCCAGGAATGGGCCGGCATCGGCGACAAGGTCACCGCGGCGCTGAAGAGCAAGGACGGCAAGGGGGTGCCCGACGTGATCGAGGTCGGCAACACCCAGGTCGCCCAGTACGCGGACAGCAAGGGGCTGCGCGACCTCACGCTGGAGTCGATGCGCGACCTCCACAGCCAGGACTGGCTCCCCGGTCTCGCCGACCCCGGATCCATCGACGGCGCGCAGTACGGCGTCCCGTGGTACGCGGCCAACCGTGTGGTCATCTACGACAAGCAGCTCTTCGCCGACGCCGGGATCAAGCACCCGCCGAGGACCCGCGAGGAGTGGCTGGAGGACACGGCCAGGCTCAACACCGGGCAGCAGCAGGGCATTTACCTGGCCGGCCAGGACTGGTACACCCTCTCCGGCTTCATCTGGGAGGAGGGCGGCCAGCTCGCCGAGGGCTCGGGCGGCAACTGGGTCGGGGCCCTGAACAGCAAGGCCGCACTCAAGGGCATGGAGTTCTACAAGCAGCTCCAGGCGCTCGGCCGGGGCCCCAAGAGCGCCGACGAGGCACACCCCTTCCAGTACAAGGTCTTCGCCAAGGGCGACGTCGCCCAGCTGATCGCCACCCCCGGCACGGCGAAGTCGATCGAGCAGCTCAACCCCGAGATGAAGGGAAGACTCGGCTACTTCCCCATCCCCGGCAAACACGCGGGCAAGCCGGGCGCCGTCTTCATCGGCGGCTCCGACCTCGTCGTCCCCGAGAAGGCCCCGGAGGGCGACGCAGGCGTGAAGGTGGTCGAGGCGCTCGCCGGCGAGAAGTGGCAGACCGACCTGGCGCAGACCATGAGTTACGTACCGAACAAGACGACCCTGGCCCGGGTCCTCGCCGACGACCCGGGCGCGGCGGCGATGGCCGCGGCCGCCGCGCACGGCCGCGCCACCCCCAACTCGCCCCACTGGGCGGCGGTCGAGGCCGCCAACCCCATCAAGACCTATATGACGGAGGTCCTCATCGGCGGGGACCCCGAGAAGGCCGCGAAGAAGGCGTCGGCACGCATCACCGACCTGCTGGCGGACTACTGAGGGACAGGGCGAACCGCCCCTCGGAGTCCGTCCACCACTGCCGCAGCTCAAGACCGGCTGCGGCCAGTTCGGCGCTCACCCCGTCCTGCCGGAATTTCGCCGACACCTCGGTGCGCAGCTCCTCTCCCTTCTCGAACTGCACCACCAGGTCCAGTTCGGGAATCTTCACCGTGAGCGCGGTGCGGGCGCGCAGCCGCATTTCGATCCACTCGTTGTCCCGGTCCCAGCGGGCGACATGGTCGAAGTCGGACGCGTCGAAGTCCGCACCGAGCTCGCGGTCGATGACGGTCAGGACGTTCTTGTTGAACTCGGCCGTCACCCCGGCCGCGTCGTCGTACGCGGCGACCAGCACGTCCTCGTCCTTCACCAGGTCCGTGCCGAGCAGCAGACTGTCGCCGGGTTCGAGCAGGGCGCGCACCGACCTCAGGAAGACGGCGCGCTCGGCGGGGAGCAGATTGCCGACCGTGCCGCCCAGGAACGCCACCAGACGGGGCCCGGGAGCCTGAGGGAGGGCGATCGAGCGGGTGAAGTCGGCGATCAGCGCGTGCACCGTGAGCCCGGGCCGTTCGGCGAGGAGCACCTCGGCCGCAGCTGTCAGGGCGCTCTCGCTGACGTCGACCGGGATGTAGCTGTGCAGGTCCGGCAGCGCGTCCAGCAGATGGCGGGTCTTGTCCGACGAGCCCGAACCCAGCTCGACCAGGGTGCGGGCTCCCGTCGCCGCCGCGATCTCCCCGGCGCGTACGAGGAGGATCTCGCGCTCGGCGCGGGTCGGGTAGTACTCGGGGAGAACGGTGATGTCCTCGAAGAGTTCGCTGCCGCGCGCGTCGTAGAACCACTTGGGAGGCAGTGTCTTCGGTACGGAGGTCAGTCCGCCGAGGACATCGGCGCGCAGTGCGGCGCCGGTGGCGTCCTCGGGCAGGGTGCGGGTGAGCTGGAACGGGGGCACTAGGCGGGCTCCTTGAGCGGCGTGAGAAGAACGTCGGTGCGGGTGGCGGCGAGCAGGGTGCGGTCGGGCACCTGCTGCCAGTGCGGTGAGTCGTCGTACGGTTCGGAGGCGACCACCGTGCGGCGGCCCGGCTCGGCGAGATACCAGAGCGTGTCGCCCCAGGCGGTCGCGCAGACCGCCTCGCCGTCCGTCAGCAGGAGGTTGAGGCGCGATCCGGGTGCCGCCTCGGCCACCTCGGTGACCGTGTCCGCGAGGGCCTGGCCCATCTCGTCGCCGTCCCGCAGCCGGTGCAGGACCAGCGCCCAGACCAGCGCGGAGTCGCAGCGCGCCTGGAGCGAGAGCAGTTCGGCCGCCGGGAGGCCCTCGGCGAGCGGCGCCAGTGTGCCGGGCCAGCCCCTGACCGCGCCGTTGTGGCTGAACAGCCAGGGCCCGGCGGCGAAGGGTGCGACCGCGGCCTCCCCGTCGGCGCCCGCCTCGGTGGCATCACGGACGGCGCCGAGCAGGGCCGTGGTGCGGACCACCCGGGCGAGATCGGTGAAGGACTGGTCGGCCCAGATGGGGCCCGCGCGCCGGTAGCGGGCGGGCACCGGATCCTCCTCGGCGTACCAGCCGACGCCGAAACCGTCGGCGTTGACGGTGCCGTGCTGCTGGAGTCTGGGCGCCCAGGACTGCCGGTACAGCGCATGCAGTGGCTTCACCAGCACATCGTCCAGCGGCAACGACGGGCCCAGGTAGGCGAGATGACGGCACATCAGGCATCCCTCGCCGTACGGAACCCGGAGAAGATCTGCCGCCGTACGGGCAGGTCCCAGTTGCGGAAGGTGCCCCGGCAGGCCACCTCGTCCACGGCGAACGACCCCCCGCGCAGCACCTTGTGGTCACTGCCGAAGAACACCTCGGAGTACTCGCGGTACGGGAAGGCGGCGAATCCCGGGTACGGCAGGAAGTCGCTGGACGTCCACTCCCACACGTCGCCCGTCAACTGCCGTACGCCGTGCGGCGATTCACCGGCCGGATAACTTCCCGCGGGCGCGGGCCGCAGATGGTGCTGGCCCAGATTGGCGCGCTCCGCGGTCGGGTCCTCGTCGCCCCACGGGTAGCGCCGTGAGCGCCCGGACACGGGGTCGTGGCGGGCCGCCTTCTCCCACTCCGCCTCGGAGGGCAGCCGCCGCCCCGCCCAGCGGGCATAGGCGTCGGCCTCGTACCAGCTCACATGCAGCACCGGCTCGTCGAGCGGTACGGCCTCCACCACCCCGAAGCGGCGGCGCAGCCACTGGCCGCCGTCCTGATGCCAGAACAGGGGTGCGCGGATGCCATGGGTCCTGATCTGCTCCCAGCCGGGCTCCGCCCACCAGCGCTGCTGCTCGTACCCGCCGTCCTCCATGAAGCGCAGATACGCGCCGCACGTGACCGGCGCCGTGTCGATGTGGAAGGCCGCCACGTCCCTGCGGTGCGCGGGCCGCTCGTTGTCCAGCGCCCAGGGCTCGGTCGAGGTGCCCATGGTGAACGGCCCGCCGGGGACGAGGACTTCGTCCCGCAGGCCCGTCGTGTCGGCGCGCGGCGGCTCGGGCGCGGTGAGGGCAGCGGGTCCCGACCGCAGCTGATGGGTGATCAGCATCGTTTCGTCGTGCTGCTGTTCGTGCTGGGCGATCATCCCGAAGGCGAAGGCCGCGTCGAGAAGGGGCCGGCCGTGCAGCGGGATCTTCTCCAGTACGTCGAGGACCCGGCCCCGTACGTCCGCGGCATAGCGGCGGGCCTCGGCGGGTGCGAGGAGGGGCAGGGAGGGGCGTGCGGCGCGCGGGTGCTCGAAGGCGTCGTAGATCGAGTCGATCTCGGGGCGGATCGCGTCGCGCCCGGCGACGGCCCGCAGCAGCCACTGCTCCTCCTGGTTGCCGATGTGCGCCAGGTCCCAGACCAGCGGCGACATCAACGGCGAGTGCTGGGAGGTCAGTTCACGGTCGTCGATGCAGGAGGTGAGCAGGGCGGTACGGTCGCGTGCGGTGGTGAGCGCGTCGAGCGCACGCTGTCTGAGGAGCTCCGGGTCGGTCACAGGGTCAGGTCCTTCGTCTCGTGCGGCTGGTCGTCGGCGGGACATCGGCCGCGTACGACATAGCGGGCGGCGAATTCGGCCACCGCGTCGCGGACGGCGGTCGAGGCGCCGAGCCGGGGAAGTGCCTCCAGGGCAGTGGCGAAGCAGACGGCGGCAGCGGCATGCAGCTCCGGGTCGGCCAGGCCGCGCCGCGCGGCATTGCGCCACAGCGGATTCCGCGGGGCGGGAAGCGAACCGGCCGTCTCCGCAAGGGGCTTCACCGCCCGGTACACCGTCTCGGCCGCCGCCGGATCGTCGAAGAGCGCCGCCGTGACGGCGAGCGGCACGATCCAGCCGTCCTCGCCCGGCTGGGCGTCGATCATGCGCAGCTCGAGGTGGCCCCGCGGCCGTACCGGCGGGAAGAGGGTGGTCAGGTGGTAGTCGAGGTCGGCCCGCGTCGGCGGCCGCGGACCGCCGCCCCGGAGCCAGCCGCGGAAGGTCAGATCCGTCGGCACCTGCCAGGGGCCCTCGTCCCGGCGGATGCACATCACCGGGGTGTCGAGCGCCTGCTCGGTCCAGGCCGCCCGCGGCTCACGCTGTGCGGCCGGCGCGAGCGAGCGGAGCGGATCGAGGTCGGCCCACAGGGCCTGCCGGGTGGAGCGCCAGCCGGTCGAACGGCCGTCGGAGCGGGGCGAGTTGGCGAAGGCGGCCACCAGCACCGCACCCAGCAGATGCGCGAGCTGCCACCGTCTGCCGTGCCCCAGCGGTCCCGGCTCCTCGTGCCCCGCGTCCAGGTTGACCTGGACGGAGGCCGAGCCGCGCATCATGGCGCGGCCCGCTGTGCCGTGCCGGTCGAAGTAGGTCTCCATGGCGTCGTACCGCGGCGCGCGCAGCACTCTGTCCCGTGTGCGCCAGGGTTCCTGGCCGTTGCCGGTGAGGGTGAGACCCGCGGTCCGCAGCGAGCCGCGTACGGCGTCGAGGTCCGCGGAGACGGAGTCGATGAGCTCCGTCAGGGATGCGGCGGGGAGCGAGCTGAGCTCCAGCTGGCCGCCGGGTTCGAAGGTGAGAGCCGAGGCGAGGGGCAGGGCGCGCAGTGCGCCGTACGCCGCTTCACGCCGGCCGGTGGAGAGGGGGAGCCGGGGATCGCGCAGGTCGTGGACGAGCCATTCGAGCTCGACGCCGAGCGTGCGGGGCGGCCCGGTCTTGAAGCAGATACATCGCAGTAAGTCCTCCGCTGCGGACTCGCTGAGCGGTTGTACGGTCATGATCGGTTGCCTCCTTCCGAGGTGTTCCGTCCCACCTAAGCCACTGCGGCGCGTTCGCACAAGAGTGCGTTTCCGGGGAACAAATTCCGTTGCGGAGACGTTCGTTGGCCGTTCATGATGCGGCTTATGAGTGCACGACTGCGGGGCATCGCGAAGGAGACGGAGAAGATCGTCGAGGCTGGTTCCTACCGCTCGCCGCAAGGCCGGGAGGTGTCCATCGCCGACGCCCTGGAGGCTGCGCTCACCGGGGTGCGGATGTACGGACCCGATCCTGTCCCCGCAGCCGAACGCGCCGATGCCCGCACGGAGTTCGAGGTCACGGGGGAGAGCAGCATCGAAGCTGCCGCCCGGATGACCGGCGAGCGGCCCGGCGCCGTCGCCATCCTCAACTTCGCCTCCGCGCGCAACCCGGGCGGCGGCTACCTCAACGGCGCCCAGGCGCAGGAGGAAGCGCTCTGCCGGTCCTCGGCCCTCTACACGACCCTGCTGCGCGCGCCGGAGTTCTACGCCCACCACCGGGCCGACCGCAGCCCGTTCTACACCGACCGCGTCATCCACTCGCCACAGGTCCCGGTCTTCAGGGACGACCGCGGCGCACTGCTCCCCGAGCCGTTCTCCGTGGGCTTTCTCACATCGCCCGCGCCCAACGCCGGTGTGATCAGGGCCCGTTCACCCGAGGACGCCCACCGGATCCCGCACGCCCTGGCCGTACGGGCCGAACGCGTCCTGGAGACCGCGGTCGCCTGCGGCTACCGGCGCCTGGTGCTCGGCGCCTGGGGGTGCGGGGTCTTCCGCAACGAACCGGCCCGGGTGGCGGGGGCGTTCCACGCCCACCTCACGGGGGCGGGCCGGTTCGGCGGACACTTCGAGCAGGTCGTCTTCGCCGTACTCGACCGTGATCCCGCATCGGCCACCCGGGCCGCGTTCGCCGACGCGTTCGCCGGTCAGTCCCAGCCGTAGCGCTCCATCAGCCGCTCGACGACGGAGTCGAAGCGGGGCCGGTCGAGCGCGCAGGCCTCGCGCCGCATCCCGTCCTCGTGCACCCGCAGCACCCGGTCCAGATCCACCCAGGACTCGCGGCCCGCGTCGTCCCAGCCGCCCGACCCGATCGCGATCCACTCGCGGTCGAGGTCGTGGCGCTTGCTGGAGAGGCGGACGGCCAGCAGCGTGCCCGCTTCCTCACGGGCCACCACGAGCACCGGGCGGTCCTTGCCGCGGCCGTCGTTCTCCTCGTACGGCACCCAGGTCCACACGATCTCGCCCGGGTCGGGATCGCCGTTGCGGTCCGGGGCGTAGGACGTGTGGACGGTCCCGATGCCGTGGGGGTCGGCCTCGGTCGTGGCGGTCGGTCCGGTCGCGCCGGGCAGGTCGGACTGGTCGGTCTCGTTGTCATTCAGAGAGGTCGTCACACGGGCCACGTTAGGACCTGTACGGACTACTCCGCAGAGCGGGCGCGCCGATCGGGCACCAGGCTCGGTCCATGGTCATATCGCGTCTCGCCCTGTTCGCCGCCTCCGCCTCGCTGGTCGCGGCCGCCTGTCCGCCGGACCCGGCCCCCGAACCGGCGCCCGCCCCCGCGGCCTCCGCAGCGACTCACCGCACCGTCTCCGCCTGGCTCCCGTACTGGGACCAGGAGGGCGCCTACCGCGACGCGCTGCGGCACGCGCGCCAACTGCACACCGTCAGCCCCTTCTGGTACCAGGCCAAGTCTGCGGCCCGCATCGACGGCCACCCGGGGGCGGGGGACCGCCGTATCGTCGACGGGCTGCACCGTGCCGGCATCAAGGTCGTGCCGACCGTCATGGAGACGCTCGGCCCCGGCGTCCTCGCCGCGATCCTCACCAGCCCGGCGAAGCGCGCCACCCACATCCGCGCGCTGGCCGCCCTCGCGCGCACCCGCGGCTACGACGGCATCGACATCGACTACGAGACCATCGCACCGACCCCCACCGCGAAGTACCGCACGGTCCGCGCCGGTTACGCGTCGTTCGTGACCGCCCTCTGCAAGGCCCTGCACGCCCGGCACAAGCAGTGCATCATCACCGTCTCCCCGCAGACCGCCGCCACGGGCCGCATCTGGAACTACCCGGTGATCGGCCGGGCGGCCGACCGGGTGCGGATCATGGCGTACAACCTCCACTGGGAGGGCGGGCCGTCGGGTCCGCTCTCCGGAGAGCGCTGGTACGAGGAGATCCTGCGGCGGGCCACGGCACTGATCCCGCGCCGGAAGATCGAGATGGCGCTTCCCGCGTACGGCTGGGACTGGCGCGCCGACGGAAAGGGCAGGGCCAAGCACGTCACCTGGAAGGAGGCGGAGGCGCTGCGCCGCAAGAAGCACGCGCCCTACCGGCTCGACCCGGCGTCCCGCACCCCGCACTTCACGTACAAGCAGGGGAAGGTGAAGCGGACGGTCTGGTACCAGGACGCCCGGGGAGTGGCGGGCCATCTGCCCGCACTGCGCAAGTACGGAGTCGCCAACACGGGCCTGTGGGCGCTGAATTTCGAGGATCCGGCCCTCTGGAAGGTCCTTGCCAGGGGCTGAGGCGTGTTGCCACCGCCCGGACCGGGC
The sequence above is drawn from the Streptomyces sp. NBC_01465 genome and encodes:
- the egtB gene encoding ergothioneine biosynthesis protein EgtB — protein: MSRRRPAARDEGPDPVTDPELLRQRALDALTTARDRTALLTSCIDDRELTSQHSPLMSPLVWDLAHIGNQEEQWLLRAVAGRDAIRPEIDSIYDAFEHPRAARPSLPLLAPAEARRYAADVRGRVLDVLEKIPLHGRPLLDAAFAFGMIAQHEQQHDETMLITHQLRSGPAALTAPEPPRADTTGLRDEVLVPGGPFTMGTSTEPWALDNERPAHRRDVAAFHIDTAPVTCGAYLRFMEDGGYEQQRWWAEPGWEQIRTHGIRAPLFWHQDGGQWLRRRFGVVEAVPLDEPVLHVSWYEADAYARWAGRRLPSEAEWEKAARHDPVSGRSRRYPWGDEDPTAERANLGQHHLRPAPAGSYPAGESPHGVRQLTGDVWEWTSSDFLPYPGFAAFPYREYSEVFFGSDHKVLRGGSFAVDEVACRGTFRNWDLPVRRQIFSGFRTARDA
- the egtC gene encoding ergothioneine biosynthesis protein EgtC; the protein is MCRHLAYLGPSLPLDDVLVKPLHALYRQSWAPRLQQHGTVNADGFGVGWYAEEDPVPARYRRAGPIWADQSFTDLARVVRTTALLGAVRDATEAGADGEAAVAPFAAGPWLFSHNGAVRGWPGTLAPLAEGLPAAELLSLQARCDSALVWALVLHRLRDGDEMGQALADTVTEVAEAAPGSRLNLLLTDGEAVCATAWGDTLWYLAEPGRRTVVASEPYDDSPHWQQVPDRTLLAATRTDVLLTPLKEPA
- a CDS encoding extracellular solute-binding protein produces the protein MKNRYIAGCIALVSSAALAGCGYLPGNSSGTKTVTVWLMKDSATNDFVQRFKKSYEAEHGDIKLDIRIQEWAGIGDKVTAALKSKDGKGVPDVIEVGNTQVAQYADSKGLRDLTLESMRDLHSQDWLPGLADPGSIDGAQYGVPWYAANRVVIYDKQLFADAGIKHPPRTREEWLEDTARLNTGQQQGIYLAGQDWYTLSGFIWEEGGQLAEGSGGNWVGALNSKAALKGMEFYKQLQALGRGPKSADEAHPFQYKVFAKGDVAQLIATPGTAKSIEQLNPEMKGRLGYFPIPGKHAGKPGAVFIGGSDLVVPEKAPEGDAGVKVVEALAGEKWQTDLAQTMSYVPNKTTLARVLADDPGAAAMAAAAAHGRATPNSPHWAAVEAANPIKTYMTEVLIGGDPEKAAKKASARITDLLADY
- a CDS encoding excinuclease ABC subunit UvrA, producing MQSPHDSFVRVRGAREHNLRGVDVDIPRDALVVFTGVSGSGKSSLAFGTVYAEAQRRYFESVAPYARRLIHQVGAPKVSEISGLPPAVSLEQRRSAPSSRSSVGTVTTLSNSLRMLFSRAGDYPAGAERLDSDAFSPNTAAGACPECHGLGRVHRTTEELLVPDPALSIREGAIAAWPGAWQGKNLRDVLDTLGYDVDRPWRDLDQQDRDWILFTDAQPVVTVEPVREAGRIQRPYQGTYMSARRYVLHTFSDSKSQTLRAKAERFLTSDRCPVCGGSRLRPEALSVTFAGRTIAGLAALPLSALATVLGAEQSDETARVLTTDLLARIEVVTELGLGYLSLDRTTPTLSSGELQRLRLATQLRSGLFGVVYVLDEPSAGLHPADTEALLVVLDRLRASGNSVFVVEHHLDVVRRADWLVDVGPLAGEHGGLVLHSGPPAELAGVTESVTRRFLFEEGPRAVRTVRTPSHWLKLGPLTRHNLDGLTAEIPLGTLTAVTGVSGSGKSTLVGEITEELPGVERLVRVDQKPIGRTPRSNLATYTGLFDVVRKLFTATDEAKARGYKAGRFSFNVPGGRCETCQGEGFVSVELLFLPSTYAPCPDCHGARYNPQTLEITHQGLNIAGVLDLTVEAAAAFFADSPAAVRSLRALLDVGLGYLRLGQPATELSGGEAQRIKLASELQRTRRGHTLYVLDEPTTGLHPADVEVLMRQLHGLVDAGHSVVVVEHDMAVVADADWVIDLGPGGGDEGGRIVAAGTPAEVAGAPGSRTAPYLMRVTGTARPAGS
- a CDS encoding dodecin, with product MSDHTYRVTEIVGTSHEGIDQAVRNGIHRASQTLRNLDWFEITQVRGHIVDGEVEHYQVGLKVGFRLDDGDGAAG
- the egtD gene encoding L-histidine N(alpha)-methyltransferase; protein product: MPPFQLTRTLPEDATGAALRADVLGGLTSVPKTLPPKWFYDARGSELFEDITVLPEYYPTRAEREILLVRAGEIAAATGARTLVELGSGSSDKTRHLLDALPDLHSYIPVDVSESALTAAAEVLLAERPGLTVHALIADFTRSIALPQAPGPRLVAFLGGTVGNLLPAERAVFLRSVRALLEPGDSLLLGTDLVKDEDVLVAAYDDAAGVTAEFNKNVLTVIDRELGADFDASDFDHVARWDRDNEWIEMRLRARTALTVKIPELDLVVQFEKGEELRTEVSAKFRQDGVSAELAAAGLELRQWWTDSEGRFALSLSSPPAGR
- a CDS encoding LLM class flavin-dependent oxidoreductase, whose translation is MSTVIAGTRFSVLDRSRTREGHPAPQALRDTVAFAQEAEALGYHRFWVSEHHSVPGVAGSAPTVLVAAVAAATSTIRVGTGGVMLPNHQPLVVAEQFGVLESLFPGRIDMGLGRSVGFTDGIRKALGRDKGDASDFSAQLAELLGYFTGDQTAHPQVHARPAEGLRIPAFVLATGAGAQVAAEAGLPLVIAAVRGEDAMLRAIDGYRDAFRPSAWGESPYVVLSGTVAVAQTTEEARRILLPEAWSTAYSRTHGEFPPLMSAETVLATSMTDRERTLFDEALRGQLHGTEEEVTDGLEKIIGRSGADEYLVTTSTFDRGALLDSYRRLARITA
- a CDS encoding YceI family protein, translating into MTSEAGTQTSPLPLAAGRWEIDTNHSEVGFTIRHLGISKVRGHFGQVDAELVVGETIEGSSITATVALASIDTGNPQRDEHVRSAELLDVASRPTMTFRSTKASGKGEEWVLEGDLTIGEVTKSVTFEVEFGGAVDFADNRKHAGFEAKSEIRRSDFGLNFGAADALLGDVVKIQLDAQFLSPA